In bacterium, a genomic segment contains:
- a CDS encoding O-methyltransferase, with protein MEIISPGINRYLDALLPERHPKLLEMEALARTRNFPIIGPQAGRVLYQYVKLINARRVFEMGSGFGYSAFWLALALPEDGKLICSEASQNNVDLAEDYLKAGGLLPKVQLQTGDALKLLHNAEGPFDLIFNDVDKEDYPRALAIALPKLRPGGVLISDNALFHGRVTQEHPDRGTRGIIAYNQTAFHTPTLWTTILPVRDGLAVSWKIPQNA; from the coding sequence ATGGAAATCATTTCCCCCGGAATCAACCGTTACCTCGACGCCCTCCTCCCGGAACGCCATCCCAAATTGCTGGAGATGGAAGCCCTCGCCCGCACGCGCAACTTTCCGATCATTGGTCCGCAAGCCGGCCGGGTGTTGTATCAATATGTCAAGCTCATCAACGCGCGCCGTGTTTTCGAAATGGGATCCGGCTTTGGCTATTCCGCCTTTTGGCTGGCGCTGGCCCTGCCGGAGGACGGCAAGCTCATTTGCTCCGAAGCTTCGCAAAACAATGTTGATCTCGCCGAAGATTATCTCAAAGCCGGCGGACTGTTGCCCAAAGTGCAATTGCAAACCGGCGATGCGCTCAAGCTGCTGCACAACGCCGAGGGGCCGTTTGATCTCATCTTCAACGATGTCGACAAGGAGGATTACCCGCGCGCGCTGGCAATCGCGCTCCCCAAGTTGCGGCCCGGCGGCGTGCTGATCAGCGACAACGCCCTGTTCCACGGCCGCGTGACGCAGGAGCATCCCGATCGCGGCACCCGCGGCATCATCGCTTACAATCAAACCGCCTTCCACACCCCCACACTGTGGACCACCATCCTGCCCGTGCGCGATGGTTTGGCGGTGAGTTGGAAAATCCCGCAGAACGCATAA
- a CDS encoding carboxy terminal-processing peptidase, translating to MNRTSRHVVGTMNMIFWLGWTVIYASLAWAADLLPERQHPVVSKVIARLFSYHHYRQMMIDDSASSHSFDYYLQALDPNRSFFLASDLAAFEKYRYQLDEAVNSGQLQPAFAIYNTFIHRVDDRIAFALNPAHQKFDFSVEESYQPDRSAAPWPKTTAELNEIWRLRLKSEALNLKLAGKDAAGITGTLTSRYTNFQKRVNQNTSEDVFQIFMNAISEAYDPHTSYMSPIASENFGIQMSLSLQGIGAQLTTEGEHTVVVRILPGGPADRSRELWPNDKIVSVGQGSDGKMVDVVGMRLDDVVQMIRGEKGTTVRLEIIPAEASAGSPPKKLTLVRDKIVLTDREAKSDTLEITHEGHAYRIGIISLPTFYSDMAAQARDEKDYKSTTRDVRQKIEELKKANIDGLIIDLRYNSGGALQEAVELTGLFIDNGPVVQVRNSDGSVKVLKDHDNEVAYDGPLAVLVNRRSASASEIFAAAIQDYDRGLVIGSQTFGKGTVQQLISLDRFIPSAEAKLGQVKLTTAKFYRIAGGTTQHKGVTPDLIFPGDPGDSETGESAERNALPWDQIQPTGFSRWNVVAQFLPQLRTRSQQRTAKNPEFRLMEEEIERYQRERAKTTISLQESRRLREREAQEDEELALVNRRRALRDLPPLKKGEKVPTIENAPDPQLEESAHIVMDLLLLSQPQYHGKVVEQ from the coding sequence ATGAACAGAACTTCTCGACACGTGGTTGGAACCATGAACATGATCTTTTGGCTGGGTTGGACCGTCATTTACGCGAGCCTCGCCTGGGCGGCAGACCTGCTGCCGGAGCGGCAGCATCCTGTGGTCAGCAAAGTGATTGCACGCTTGTTCAGCTATCATCATTATCGCCAAATGATGATCGATGATTCGGCTTCCAGCCATTCGTTCGACTACTACCTGCAGGCGCTCGATCCCAATCGCAGCTTCTTTCTGGCCTCCGACCTCGCGGCTTTCGAGAAATACCGCTACCAGCTCGATGAAGCGGTCAACAGCGGGCAATTGCAGCCGGCCTTCGCGATCTACAACACCTTCATCCATCGCGTGGATGACCGCATCGCCTTTGCCCTCAATCCCGCCCATCAGAAATTCGACTTCAGCGTTGAGGAGTCCTACCAGCCCGATCGCAGCGCCGCGCCGTGGCCCAAAACCACGGCCGAACTGAATGAGATCTGGCGGCTGCGCCTGAAGAGCGAGGCCTTGAACCTGAAACTCGCGGGCAAGGATGCCGCCGGCATCACCGGCACGCTCACCAGCCGTTACACCAATTTCCAAAAACGCGTCAACCAGAATACTTCAGAAGACGTGTTTCAGATTTTCATGAATGCGATCTCCGAGGCCTACGATCCCCACACCTCTTACATGTCGCCCATCGCCTCGGAGAATTTCGGCATTCAAATGAGCCTGTCGCTGCAGGGCATCGGCGCGCAGTTGACCACCGAGGGCGAACACACCGTGGTGGTGCGCATTCTGCCCGGCGGCCCGGCCGATCGCAGCCGGGAGCTGTGGCCGAACGACAAGATCGTGAGCGTGGGCCAGGGCAGCGACGGCAAGATGGTCGACGTGGTCGGCATGCGGCTGGATGACGTGGTGCAAATGATTCGCGGCGAAAAGGGCACCACCGTGCGCCTGGAAATCATTCCCGCCGAGGCGTCGGCCGGCAGTCCGCCGAAGAAACTCACCCTGGTGCGCGACAAGATCGTGCTTACCGACCGCGAAGCCAAAAGCGACACCCTGGAAATCACCCATGAAGGCCACGCTTATCGCATCGGCATCATCAGTCTGCCGACATTCTATTCCGACATGGCGGCGCAGGCGCGCGATGAAAAGGACTACAAGAGCACCACGCGCGACGTCCGTCAGAAGATCGAAGAACTGAAGAAAGCGAATATCGACGGCTTGATCATTGATCTGCGCTACAACAGCGGCGGTGCCCTGCAGGAGGCGGTCGAGCTGACCGGCCTGTTCATCGACAACGGCCCGGTGGTGCAGGTGCGCAACAGCGACGGCTCGGTGAAAGTGCTCAAGGATCACGACAACGAAGTGGCATATGACGGGCCGTTGGCAGTGCTGGTCAATCGCCGCAGCGCCTCCGCTTCCGAGATTTTTGCCGCCGCGATTCAAGATTATGATCGCGGCCTGGTGATCGGCAGCCAAACCTTCGGCAAGGGCACAGTGCAGCAACTCATCAGCCTGGATCGCTTCATTCCCTCGGCGGAGGCCAAACTCGGCCAGGTCAAGCTCACCACCGCCAAATTCTATCGCATCGCCGGCGGCACCACGCAACACAAGGGCGTGACGCCGGACCTGATCTTCCCCGGCGACCCGGGAGACAGTGAAACCGGCGAAAGCGCGGAACGCAACGCCCTGCCCTGGGATCAAATCCAGCCCACCGGTTTCAGCCGCTGGAACGTGGTGGCGCAGTTCCTGCCCCAGTTGCGCACACGCTCGCAGCAACGCACCGCCAAAAATCCCGAGTTCCGGCTGATGGAAGAAGAAATCGAACGCTATCAGCGTGAACGCGCCAAGACCACCATTTCGCTGCAGGAGAGCCGGCGCCTGCGCGAGCGCGAAGCCCAGGAAGACGAAGAACTGGCGCTGGTCAACCGACGGCGCGCGCTGCGCGACCTGCCGCCGCTGAAAAAAGGCGAGAAAGTTCCGACCATCGAAAACGCGCCGGACCCGCAACTCGAGGAAAGCGCGCATATCGTGATGGATTTGCTGCTGCTCTCCCAGCCGCAGTATCACGGCAAAGTGGTTGAGCAATAA
- a CDS encoding glutaredoxin family protein, with the protein MFAFLKNWAARRGLRRHNAAGVVVEVYGKPECHLCEEAKAQLRRLQRRHGFALREVDISADARLLAEYGTRIPLVWINGRLACKYRVEERAFLQKLRASR; encoded by the coding sequence GTGTTCGCTTTTCTCAAAAACTGGGCGGCACGCCGGGGGCTGCGGCGCCACAACGCCGCCGGGGTCGTGGTCGAAGTATACGGCAAACCGGAGTGCCATCTTTGCGAGGAGGCGAAAGCGCAACTCCGGCGGCTGCAGCGCCGGCATGGCTTTGCGCTGCGTGAGGTCGACATCAGCGCCGATGCGCGGCTGCTGGCGGAATATGGCACGCGCATTCCGCTGGTGTGGATCAACGGCCGCCTCGCCTGCAAGTATCGCGTGGAAGAAAGGGCCTTCCTGCAAAAGCTCAGGGCGAGCCGATGA
- a CDS encoding DUF255 domain-containing protein — translation MSTTQMKTSSRRSRARTGLTLSLLTLTASLLVADEKDKKDGIAWLEFEKAVATAKKERRLLVVDFYTDWCGWCKVMDRDTYANAEVVKYAKARLVMAKVNAESGALTRYKDRSLTYQQLALAFGVRGYPATVFISPEGEFLTLVSGFIAPDQFLPILEFLAEGHYKSMKYEEFLNQRKS, via the coding sequence ATGTCCACCACGCAAATGAAAACTTCCTCACGGCGCAGCCGGGCGCGCACCGGCCTCACGCTCAGCCTGCTGACCCTGACTGCCTCGCTGCTGGTGGCAGATGAAAAGGACAAGAAGGACGGCATCGCCTGGCTCGAGTTTGAGAAAGCCGTTGCCACCGCTAAGAAAGAACGGCGGTTGTTGGTGGTCGATTTCTACACGGATTGGTGCGGTTGGTGCAAGGTGATGGATCGCGACACCTATGCCAACGCCGAGGTGGTCAAGTATGCCAAGGCGCGGCTGGTGATGGCGAAAGTCAATGCCGAATCCGGTGCGCTGACGCGTTACAAAGATCGGAGCCTGACCTACCAGCAACTGGCCCTGGCGTTCGGCGTGCGCGGTTATCCTGCCACTGTTTTCATCAGCCCGGAGGGCGAGTTCCTCACGCTGGTTTCGGGTTTCATCGCGCCGGACCAGTTTCTCCCGATTCTCGAATTCCTGGCAGAAGGCCATTACAAAAGCATGAAGTATGAGGAATTCTTGAACCAGCGCAAGAGTTGA
- the porU gene encoding type IX secretion system sortase PorU — MRPFICSLALLFAADPLFSAETDAHLVQATAQQTVIAFELTGFKLDTLNLAGSPNSVIPKFSNSFSLAEAGAPNLPVRVFVLGVPEGATVEAVAMPGAFEEMREMSVAPFPTAQVSAGETGAAYLPKAAIYSRDAYYPAELVTLDPPANLRQQRIVRVAVAPVQYNPVQKTLRVHREVRLVVRHAGRAVSSASFDAPAVTPAAAVEESFYRGVIFNYEAARPLRSPRTGQALRKVSSPSAVGPFYKIAVRNEGLYRLTGQTLASAGIDLASVQPAQIRLYNNGGRELPRSLTASRPEGLIENAIYVADGNDGRFDVSDYILFYGRGVDGFTFDSTNGVAAHYLNKYGYENYYFLSVAPASDGSTGKRMASRAPLPVANATTVATSFQQYLFVEEEQNPLYESTQSWFGFNFGTRGNSNKTYKLQLPDPVTDATARMYFGFYAQYFSGIPHRMAVTFNQQPITEFVIPGNGSRRQFYTLQRTGVLKNGENELLLTYTGSGDAANMYIDYFELSYPRQLRLPGPSLFFLGTPSAGPVAYRLENANPNGLWLFDISDFSNVSLLSSENWQVSGSQITFADVAATPVPRRYAVSTAAGFVNLEPQAIVKDAASNWRSPDHEADMIIITHEDFLSQAQRLESLRENWQPGSATSRLSVAVANIQDVFDEFSCGMYDPVAIRDFLKYAYENWRKAPAYVLLMGDSDYDPKNLRNKSDKNWIPSYHTDELNLDDSRVTDAWFTYVRGNDAVMDLAIGRIPARTLAEAEAFVNKLVRYETAPVFGAWRNSLLMVADDENSPYGLEAFHINDIEDLINLRTPDYFDIRKLYLTEYPAVQSASISGIRKPAATDAFMQQLRRGALIVNYAGHGNPTVWAHERLLEYASDFDRIQNGDLQAVWIAATCTFGQFDLIDRQSFGEQLLLVPGRGAIAVLATSRQVYANANANLNQAYYGSLFRSGQVSEALGTALVYARVQTRFTVNDEKFHLYGDPSMRLAIPRYSAQLTTPDTIKALAVATVSGTVLRNGQRWQDFNGKVRVEAFDSERFVTYRSGPSFSINYTLPGNSLFRGEARVTNGRFDLQFIAPKDLTYGGTRGRFSLYFWNDTTDGNGYRNNVAIGGTAAGFADNQGPEIKLGFQGVKDFVSGGYVGAEPVLQVALKDSISGINIAGEIGHKITLTLDGKSDNKIDVTDFFNYDSGDFTAGTLLYPLSGLSEGRHTVEVKAWDNFNNSNIAAAEFVVAPADRLVLREVMNYPNPFRNETQFTFEINQPAAQVKIKIYTLAGRLIRTLEMPPTAVIAGFNRLEWDGRDQDGDEVANGVYLYKVIAAHASNGSGGTLHAEELGKLVVQR, encoded by the coding sequence ATGAGACCATTCATTTGCTCGCTGGCTTTGCTGTTTGCCGCCGATCCGCTGTTTTCCGCCGAAACTGATGCTCACCTTGTGCAAGCCACCGCCCAACAGACCGTCATCGCCTTCGAACTCACGGGATTCAAACTCGATACGCTCAACCTCGCCGGCAGCCCGAACAGCGTCATTCCCAAATTCTCCAACAGTTTCTCCCTGGCTGAAGCCGGTGCGCCCAATCTGCCGGTGCGCGTCTTTGTGCTCGGTGTGCCGGAAGGTGCGACCGTCGAGGCCGTGGCAATGCCCGGCGCTTTCGAGGAAATGCGGGAGATGAGTGTGGCCCCGTTTCCGACGGCGCAAGTGAGCGCAGGCGAAACCGGGGCGGCCTATTTGCCCAAGGCTGCCATCTACAGCCGCGATGCCTATTATCCAGCGGAACTAGTGACGCTCGATCCGCCGGCGAATTTGCGCCAGCAGCGCATCGTGCGCGTGGCCGTCGCGCCGGTGCAATATAATCCCGTGCAAAAGACGCTGCGCGTTCACCGGGAAGTGCGGCTGGTGGTGCGGCACGCCGGTCGAGCGGTGAGCAGCGCCTCCTTCGACGCGCCGGCAGTCACGCCGGCCGCGGCGGTGGAAGAGTCCTTCTATCGCGGGGTGATTTTCAACTACGAAGCGGCGCGGCCGCTGCGCTCGCCGCGCACCGGCCAGGCGCTGCGCAAGGTCAGTTCGCCGTCTGCCGTCGGCCCATTTTACAAAATCGCCGTACGGAATGAAGGCCTCTATCGCCTCACCGGCCAGACCCTGGCAAGCGCCGGCATCGATCTTGCCTCCGTGCAGCCGGCGCAGATTCGCCTGTACAACAATGGCGGCCGGGAATTGCCGCGCAGTCTCACGGCGTCGCGGCCCGAGGGGTTGATCGAAAACGCCATCTACGTTGCCGACGGCAATGACGGCCGGTTTGATGTGAGTGATTACATTCTGTTCTATGGCCGCGGGGTGGACGGCTTCACTTTCGATTCCACCAACGGCGTGGCCGCGCATTATCTCAACAAATACGGTTACGAGAACTACTATTTCCTCTCGGTCGCGCCCGCCAGCGACGGCAGCACCGGCAAACGCATGGCCAGCCGCGCGCCGCTGCCGGTCGCCAATGCCACCACCGTCGCCACCAGCTTTCAGCAGTATCTTTTCGTCGAAGAGGAACAGAATCCGCTCTATGAATCCACCCAATCGTGGTTCGGCTTCAATTTCGGCACGCGCGGCAACAGCAACAAGACCTACAAACTGCAGCTTCCCGATCCCGTCACCGATGCCACCGCGCGGATGTACTTCGGTTTCTATGCGCAATATTTCTCCGGCATTCCCCACCGCATGGCCGTCACTTTCAACCAGCAGCCGATCACCGAGTTCGTCATTCCCGGCAACGGCTCGCGCCGCCAGTTCTACACCCTGCAGCGGACCGGCGTGCTGAAAAACGGTGAGAACGAACTGCTGCTCACTTACACCGGCAGCGGCGATGCCGCCAACATGTACATCGACTACTTCGAGCTGAGTTATCCGCGGCAGTTGCGCCTGCCCGGGCCGAGCCTGTTCTTTTTGGGCACGCCCAGCGCCGGACCCGTGGCTTACCGGCTGGAGAACGCCAATCCCAACGGCTTGTGGCTGTTCGATATTTCCGACTTCAGCAACGTCAGCTTGTTGAGTTCGGAGAATTGGCAGGTGAGCGGCAGCCAGATCACGTTTGCCGATGTTGCCGCCACGCCGGTGCCGCGGCGCTATGCGGTCAGCACCGCCGCCGGCTTCGTGAACCTCGAACCGCAGGCGATCGTGAAGGATGCCGCCTCCAACTGGCGCTCGCCGGATCATGAAGCTGACATGATCATCATCACCCATGAGGATTTTCTCTCGCAGGCGCAGCGGCTGGAAAGTCTGCGCGAAAACTGGCAGCCCGGCAGCGCCACCTCCCGCTTGAGTGTGGCAGTCGCCAACATCCAAGACGTGTTCGATGAGTTCTCCTGCGGCATGTATGATCCGGTCGCGATTCGCGACTTTTTGAAATATGCCTACGAAAACTGGCGCAAGGCGCCGGCCTACGTGCTGTTAATGGGCGACAGCGACTACGATCCCAAAAACCTGCGCAACAAAAGCGACAAGAACTGGATCCCCAGCTATCACACGGACGAGCTGAACCTCGACGACAGCCGGGTGACCGATGCCTGGTTCACCTACGTGCGCGGCAACGATGCGGTGATGGATCTCGCCATTGGCCGCATTCCGGCGCGCACGCTGGCCGAGGCCGAGGCATTCGTGAACAAACTGGTCAGATACGAAACCGCGCCGGTGTTCGGCGCCTGGCGCAACAGCCTGCTCATGGTCGCGGATGATGAAAACTCGCCCTACGGCCTGGAGGCGTTTCACATCAACGACATCGAAGATCTCATCAACCTGCGCACGCCGGACTATTTCGACATTCGCAAGCTCTACCTGACGGAATATCCCGCGGTGCAAAGCGCCTCGATCTCCGGCATCCGCAAGCCCGCCGCCACCGACGCGTTCATGCAGCAGTTGCGCCGCGGCGCGCTGATCGTCAACTATGCCGGCCACGGCAACCCCACCGTGTGGGCGCACGAACGCCTGCTGGAATATGCCTCGGATTTCGATCGCATCCAAAACGGCGACCTGCAGGCGGTCTGGATTGCCGCCACCTGCACCTTCGGCCAGTTCGATCTGATCGACCGCCAAAGCTTCGGCGAGCAATTGCTGCTGGTGCCGGGCCGCGGTGCCATTGCCGTGCTCGCCACCTCGCGCCAGGTGTACGCCAATGCCAATGCCAATCTCAACCAGGCGTACTACGGCTCGCTGTTTCGCTCCGGGCAGGTCTCCGAAGCCCTGGGCACGGCGCTGGTGTATGCGCGCGTGCAAACCCGCTTCACCGTCAATGATGAGAAATTCCATTTGTATGGCGATCCCAGCATGCGGCTGGCGATTCCGCGCTACAGCGCGCAACTGACCACACCCGACACCATCAAGGCGCTGGCGGTCGCCACGGTGAGCGGCACGGTTTTGCGCAACGGCCAGCGTTGGCAGGATTTCAACGGCAAGGTGCGGGTGGAAGCGTTCGACTCCGAGCGCTTTGTTACCTATCGCAGCGGCCCGAGCTTCAGCATCAATTACACGCTGCCGGGCAATTCCCTCTTCCGCGGCGAAGCCCGGGTCACCAACGGCAGGTTTGACTTGCAGTTCATCGCGCCCAAAGACCTCACCTATGGCGGCACGCGCGGCCGCTTCAGCCTGTATTTCTGGAATGACACCACCGACGGCAACGGCTATCGCAACAATGTCGCCATCGGCGGCACCGCTGCCGGTTTTGCCGACAACCAGGGCCCGGAAATCAAGTTGGGCTTTCAGGGCGTGAAAGATTTCGTCTCGGGTGGTTACGTGGGCGCAGAACCGGTTTTGCAAGTGGCCCTGAAAGACAGTATATCAGGCATCAATATCGCCGGCGAAATCGGCCACAAAATCACGCTCACGCTGGACGGCAAAAGCGACAACAAAATCGACGTGACGGATTTCTTCAATTACGATTCCGGTGATTTCACCGCCGGCACTCTCTTGTACCCGCTCAGCGGCCTCTCGGAAGGCCGCCACACCGTGGAAGTGAAAGCGTGGGACAATTTCAACAACTCCAACATCGCCGCGGCGGAATTCGTGGTTGCGCCGGCCGACCGCCTGGTGTTGCGCGAAGTCATGAACTATCCCAATCCCTTCCGCAACGAGACGCAATTCACCTTCGAGATCAATCAGCCGGCGGCGCAGGTGAAAATCAAAATCTACACACTCGCCGGCCGCTTGATCCGCACGCTGGAGATGCCGCCCACGGCAGTGATCGCCGGCTTCAACCGCTTGGAATGGGACGGCCGCGATCAGGACGGCGATGAGGTCGCCAACGGCGTCTACCTTTACAAAGTCATTGCCGCGCACGCGAGCAACGGCAGCGGCGGCACCCTGCATGCAGAAGAACTGGGCAAGCTGGTGGTGCAGCGCTGA
- a CDS encoding aspartate aminotransferase family protein — MNMLQDFLTYVCQTSPAPLGLQIERAQGIYLFTPTGRRYIDFISGIGVANIGHGHPKVQAAIAAQTQKHLHVMVYGEYVQAAQVNYARRLAELAPVAEGTVFFCNSGAEAIEGALKTARKFTGRKKYLACAGGYHGDTYGALSAMSSAYYRRPFEPLLADFEFIPFNDPAGLARIDHHTAAVLFEPVQGEAGVRIPAPDFLPRLRQRCDETGALLIADEVMTGFGRTGRLFACEHWNVRPDLLCLAKALGGGLPLGAFIGRRAIMHTLSHDPPLAHVTTCGGHPLSCAAGLAALEVLLAENMIANSAQIGARCLQELRAGLQQAEFVTDIRGLGGFFAIEFRDASCAQRFVAECRERGLIIGWTLHDTTVVRAAPPLCLTADELTECLEILLQAAASCGEQE, encoded by the coding sequence ATGAACATGCTGCAAGATTTTCTTACCTACGTCTGCCAGACTTCGCCTGCGCCGCTGGGTCTGCAGATCGAGCGCGCGCAGGGCATTTATCTCTTCACGCCCACGGGCCGGCGCTATATTGATTTCATCTCCGGCATCGGCGTGGCCAACATCGGCCACGGCCATCCCAAGGTGCAGGCTGCCATCGCCGCGCAAACACAGAAACATCTGCATGTGATGGTGTATGGCGAATACGTGCAGGCGGCGCAAGTCAACTATGCCCGGCGCCTCGCCGAACTCGCGCCGGTGGCCGAGGGCACGGTCTTCTTCTGCAACAGCGGCGCCGAAGCCATCGAAGGCGCGCTCAAAACCGCGCGCAAATTCACCGGCCGCAAAAAGTACCTCGCCTGCGCCGGCGGCTATCATGGCGACACCTACGGCGCGTTGTCGGCGATGTCGAGCGCATACTATCGCCGCCCCTTCGAGCCGCTGCTCGCTGACTTCGAATTCATTCCCTTCAACGATCCCGCCGGCCTCGCGCGCATCGATCACCACACTGCGGCCGTGCTGTTCGAGCCGGTGCAGGGTGAGGCCGGGGTGCGCATTCCCGCGCCGGATTTTCTGCCCCGCCTGCGGCAACGCTGCGACGAAACCGGCGCGCTGCTGATTGCCGATGAGGTCATGACCGGTTTCGGCCGTACCGGCAGGCTCTTCGCGTGCGAGCATTGGAACGTGCGTCCCGATCTGCTTTGTCTCGCCAAGGCCTTGGGCGGCGGATTGCCGCTCGGTGCCTTCATCGGCCGCCGCGCAATCATGCACACGCTCTCGCACGATCCGCCGCTGGCGCATGTCACCACCTGCGGCGGGCATCCGTTGAGTTGCGCCGCCGGCTTGGCGGCTCTGGAAGTGCTGCTCGCAGAAAACATGATCGCAAACAGCGCGCAAATCGGCGCCCGCTGCCTGCAGGAGTTGCGCGCCGGCCTGCAGCAGGCAGAATTCGTCACGGATATTCGCGGCTTGGGTGGTTTCTTTGCCATCGAGTTTCGCGACGCCTCCTGCGCCCAACGGTTCGTGGCCGAGTGCCGGGAGCGCGGACTGATCATCGGGTGGACTCTGCACGACACCACGGTTGTGCGCGCGGCCCCGCCGCTCTGTTTGACTGCAGACGAACTGACCGAATGCCTCGAGATTCTGCTGCAAGCAGCAGCGAGCTGTGGTGAACAGGAGTGA
- a CDS encoding type II toxin-antitoxin system VapC family toxin — MFTLDTNILIYAHNEVPPFHKQAAAFVKQALAERDEQGRHVAGIAALVYAEFINVITRQTIEQPLSLADAVLVVEKYLKAGTPTIYAQSTQMHTFLDLAKSTTTRKKIFDLFLAATLKDNGIDRLYTVNVDDFKDFAFLQAANPLV; from the coding sequence ATGTTCACGCTTGACACGAATATTTTGATTTATGCGCACAACGAGGTCCCACCTTTTCACAAGCAAGCGGCGGCTTTTGTGAAGCAGGCCCTCGCTGAACGGGATGAGCAGGGCCGGCATGTTGCCGGGATAGCCGCGCTGGTGTATGCCGAGTTTATCAATGTGATTACGCGCCAGACGATTGAGCAGCCATTGTCTTTGGCGGACGCGGTGCTGGTGGTTGAAAAGTACCTCAAAGCCGGCACCCCGACGATTTACGCCCAATCCACTCAGATGCACACTTTTCTTGACTTGGCCAAATCCACAACCACGCGAAAAAAGATTTTTGATCTCTTCCTGGCAGCGACGTTGAAGGATAATGGTATCGATCGCCTGTATACCGTCAATGTCGATGACTTCAAAGATTTTGCCTTTTTGCAGGCTGCAAATCCTCTCGTCTAG
- a CDS encoding ATP-binding protein produces the protein MSLRRKFILYLLAIHLLFAGLAAFSLWQHRPWLLAVEAFFVLSFFVAVRLLNNLVQPLALAVTGADFLKERDFSSKFLAVGQQETDQLIALYNRMIDELREERTRLAEQHFFLERILQASPSGILTCDFDGRIVLVNPAGEKILQMATDALLGKKLPELDSRLAEALSRLQPGESHVLAVQGRRRVKCQRSQFFDQGFPRAFFLLEELTEELRRSEKAAYEKLIRMMSHEINNSTGAVQSLLHSCLTYTPQLQPGDQPDYENALQVAITRINHLNMFMRGFAEVIKLPPPHLQPCALRPLLEGIALLLQAESRQRDIRWQWDFAPNLPPRAMDKQQMEQVFINIFKNAMEAIGEHGVITVRGGWQNGKTFVAITDSGSGITPEVRQQLFTPFFSTKPNGQGLGLTMIQEILSQHGFEFSLDSPPGQPTQFVIYLD, from the coding sequence GTGAGCCTGCGCCGCAAATTCATCCTTTATCTTCTCGCCATTCACCTGCTGTTTGCCGGCCTGGCGGCCTTCAGCCTGTGGCAGCATCGGCCGTGGCTGCTGGCGGTCGAGGCGTTCTTTGTGCTCTCGTTTTTCGTGGCGGTGCGCCTGCTCAACAATCTCGTTCAGCCGCTCGCGCTCGCTGTCACCGGCGCGGACTTTCTGAAAGAGCGCGACTTCTCTTCCAAGTTCCTGGCCGTCGGCCAGCAGGAAACGGATCAGCTCATCGCGCTTTACAATCGCATGATCGACGAGTTGCGCGAAGAGCGCACGCGCCTGGCTGAGCAGCACTTTTTTCTCGAACGGATCTTGCAGGCTTCGCCCTCCGGCATCCTCACCTGCGACTTCGACGGCCGCATCGTCCTGGTGAATCCCGCCGGCGAAAAAATCCTGCAGATGGCAACGGACGCTTTGCTGGGCAAAAAACTCCCGGAGTTGGACAGCCGGCTGGCCGAGGCGCTCAGCCGCTTGCAGCCGGGGGAGTCACACGTGCTGGCGGTGCAGGGCCGGCGCCGGGTAAAATGCCAGCGCTCCCAGTTTTTCGATCAGGGATTCCCGCGCGCCTTCTTCTTGCTGGAAGAACTGACGGAAGAATTGCGCCGCTCCGAAAAAGCCGCCTATGAAAAGCTCATTCGCATGATGTCGCACGAGATCAACAACTCCACCGGCGCGGTGCAATCGCTGCTGCATTCCTGCCTGACCTACACGCCGCAACTGCAGCCGGGCGATCAGCCGGACTACGAAAACGCGCTGCAGGTGGCGATCACGCGCATCAACCATCTCAACATGTTCATGCGCGGTTTTGCGGAGGTGATCAAGCTGCCGCCGCCGCACCTTCAGCCCTGCGCGCTCCGCCCGCTACTGGAGGGCATCGCGCTGTTGCTGCAGGCCGAGAGCCGGCAGCGCGACATTCGCTGGCAGTGGGACTTTGCGCCGAACCTGCCGCCGCGCGCGATGGACAAGCAGCAGATGGAGCAGGTTTTCATCAACATCTTCAAGAATGCGATGGAGGCGATCGGCGAACACGGCGTGATCACGGTGCGCGGCGGCTGGCAAAACGGCAAAACTTTCGTGGCCATCACGGACAGCGGCAGCGGCATCACGCCGGAAGTGCGGCAACAGCTTTTCACGCCGTTCTTCAGCACCAAACCCAACGGCCAGGGCCTGGGCTTGACCATGATCCAGGAAATTCTGAGCCAGCACGGCTTCGAATTCTCGCTCGATTCCCCGCCCGGCCAGCCGACGCAGTTTGTGATTTATTTGGATTGA